caaATTCATCGAattctgataatcccttcattgatACCGTGGCttacatcatgttttttgtcccattcatgacCCCGGTAGCACTGCTTAGTAAAGATTGcatgcttgaatagaccctgtttCTCAGAGCCTGTTTTCTTAGTTCCagcttttccagagtgtgtgctttctttccaatatttagatatgtttgtttgtttgtttgtttgctttatttctgcattcaatcagatgcaatttgaatgcaaacttcaaaaagtacaaagacaaagaataacaagtgcagtgaaataaatcgataacagtatacataaatagattcacataggtgattgcattgagcaatgtagatacacagaaacatgaaataaaatatacagtatttttcagtaaacaacagagataattgaatgcaggagaccaccatcataagcgattaagcttgaaatggatggaggcctcatatgtctggagaatccatttgaattgagttatacatcattttatagcttagagtctgctctttcagaatctgccttcaactaaaaatccatgtctgccgactttttgttggttttgtggtgcagggtcacttATGATCATCATTCACCTTCTCACACATGAAATGTATGATATTGGTGGCTTGCAGAAAAGAATGGTTatgataatagtaacaataTGATTACCTTATATCAccctttttttatctctttctctcactgtaTACTCATTATGTACCCATATTTGTTTCCTTGCAACTTTCTATAGAACCAGGTGAGCACATCCTGCCTACAGATCAAAACGGACCCCGAGCGGCTTCACCTCGCCATAGCCCCAAGGCACGCCATCAGGGCAGCGTATCGCAGGGAGTGCAGACAAGCCTACTCCTACTCCAATGACTCCTACTTGGGTTatactcattatgggactgccATCCATTTGAAAGACAGGTAAGTCTTTTCATTTTtagttgttttctttgtttattcttaTTTTGCCATGTGTTCTCGAAGATGGTAccaaatgttttgaaatgtttgaaaggCAAGACATTCCATCTTTGCCATATCAAGTCTGGTGCAGCCAGCTGTTGTAAAGGAGTTAATTGCATGGTTGTTTATTTCCGATGAATTGTTTTTTATTCAGTGGAGACTTAAGGGTGTATCTCACTGGAAGAGACTTTGCCGCTACTGCCGTGATTGATCAGTTGCCGcaatttgtgcaactcaaaagaaaaaaaatatggctttTGCTCTCACTGAGAAGGTGACTCCAGGGCGACTTCAGAGACTTCTCCTAATAAGATGATAATCTATTCCTCCAGAACTTGTAGAGACGTCTCTGCGATGTCTCCGGTAGGTCGCCAGTGGGTCTCTGCAAAGTGGCGGAGACATCTCGGAGACCTTGTGAATAGAATTAGTCCCTGCAACTTGGCCGTGACTGGAAGGAGACATCGTAGAGACCTCCAGCAAACAGCTAGGGACCGGAAAGAGTCTCTGAATGAAAATCGAACATGATAGATTCTTTTGCGACTCCTTGGAGACTTGGCTACATTTCAGGAGACGTCATGGAAAGGTTGCGGAGACATCACAGAGATATCTCTGCGGCAGAGATATCTCTGCCACTAGGGAGAATCAAGCTGCCACCAGGTTGCCAGTCTCCAGCCCAATGAGATGccgttaaaggggcattccagacgattttcataatttcataatttcatgtagtacataaatcaacagctccatgtgtagatttgtggaatttattgtggttcatgagtagagaaacaatactttgaaaaaccttaaacaaattacactgagcaAGGACACAtgaaggatgatgacataggaggcttacatatttcagaaatgtagcagtggaattccattacaataccgcttgcttgcgagttcacctgtgtataatctgtgcatgccttcttcttttgtgctgcttccttgaggcCCAACACacgcattcttatggtgaccctgccatgtcatcatccttgttcattgcaatttgttataaatttcgaaaatattcttattcttcatccaaaCCTTCATAAATtgtgaaactctgtcctcagtataactaatttataggtgttcaaatgtaaaaatctgaaaattatccggaggtctcctttattTAAAAGCCAAAGGCATAGAACTGGTTTTTCTATCAAATTGACAACCtgtcatgcttttttttttcttttgatgcaAGTACTGTTTATCTATAATCAGAGCTGTCAAGTCACCCTGCTTCTGTAGGAGGCTccaaaaaaagttttgatatcttgcctcaTCCTGAGTGACAATATGAAAGCCTCTGTGATTGTggaatatttatattatattggatggcaatGAATAGGATACCAGAGTATATTCGTCCTAACAAGTGCAATATTTATGTTACATTGAACGgcaatgaatgggataccagagAATATTGAACGagtagggccaatattgcatgAATCGAAGACGAGTGCAAAATCGGTCCTAAAGAgtgcaatattatacaaatattcgatgtttatgagtgcgacggttccgaatattacatgagcgtgcaagtttaaccgttctattcaacgacgcgaagcggagttgaatagaacggttaaacttgTACTGAATGTAATATTCGGTACCATCGCACGaatgataaacattgaatatttgttttatacaacacatgataTCGAAATATTTAGGCATGGTCTACAGTTTGGACCAAAAATAGATatgttttaaccctaactaggtaGATCGAGAACTATGCGAAAGCCTACGCCTAACGTTAATAGGCCAACTAACTACGTAACGTACTGCCACTGGCTCGATCTCTGGTAGGCCCCCTAGGTCTTGAAAAAGGTCTAACTAAACCCTATATAGCTAGGTCTAGAGAGTTTGCTTACCTCTATTTAAAGCATACTGTATTTGATCACTTTCTTAGTATTTGCTGCTGCATTTCACTCATGATTAGCAATGCGCTGAGATCCTCATCAGAGACGAGAACAATAAGGCTTGGGTGAAAAGAGGTAGGTCTACGTAGCCATGATAACGTAGTGGCATGGCCGTGCGACGTGCGTAGGTGACCGGTGGTGGTATGGTACACAATTGTCATGGTGGACTGGGGTTGAACCGGTTGTTGCGTGCTGGCGCAGTGCAAACCCTACGGGTGCGCGTATGCATCAATGCCAGCTAGCTGTATAACGATACACAAGTTCAGTGTGTCCTAGGGTCTATTGCACTGTCGGCTCGCTTGTACCGTTCAATAGTCGACTATTGCACTGCCATTGAGGTGAGCGTTGGATAGCCGATTcctctgaatgtcatgtgaccagcatttatccaatcagatggcaagattccatacatgtgttgtataatCCCTGTTATTCCATGAATCaaagccatccaatataattattatcatctataatCATTATGTAGAGATGGCATAAATTGTGAAAAAGTACCGTACTTCTATCAGCCTTTGAAGTCGACACTGCACTGAAAAAGGAGCGATGTGCACTGTACTTGCGCATGTAGCAAATGTTTGCCTGCTTGTGAATTGTACTTGCGCATGTAGCAAATGTTTGCCcgcttgtgaattgtaacaatTAGAGTTTGCGCACCTAGTACATaccaagcattcgcgcactcacgCAGCAAGCACTCGTGGAACTGATGAGACAATgcaatacagtgtattattgaATGGCCAGTAACAAACGGTAACCTAAAGGAGAATTAATCCATTGGTTTACACATTTCATTCAATAAGCTCTCGTATTGCACAATAAGAAATTGAGTGGACAACAATGCACCGTTAAAATGTcctgtatagatgataattttgccCATTGTGATGCATGtatcacatatacatgtatctccatAGTTTGCTCTGTGGATGTGGTTCGTAAATGTTGACAACAAATGATCTCAGTGGAGAAGAGTGACTGTTAGTCCACTCATGAGAATGGGAGTAACCTGTCTTCAGGTATTCAACATATTCCACGGTTGTcatcgttcttttttttttctgtgacaacCATTCTGTTTTAATCTTGTTTTAGCCTAAATGGTGAATGGAGTCGGTAGTATGTGAGTGGTGTTAAAGGGCTGTAGGTTATAATTGGCTCTTATTTTTCCCTCATAAGTTTTGAGTGTATTAAAACTCTGTCCTCTCCAAGGCCTTCTCAATGCCATTTGAAAGGAAATTGTTCCTGTATTATcattctgttgtttgttttttacaacaACCTCGTTCTCAGCATTGTAGGGGTCCTGAGAGGGGACGATACGTGCCGCAGGTCGGAGCTGATGATGCTCTTCGCCACCGAGTACATGTACAGGTGCCTCGATCTGGTCTCCATGGTGACGGAGATCCTGTCGTGCCTGGACGCCGCCACCGTGCGCCAGATGCTCGGCCGCATCTTCCTGGTGGGCGAGAACACGAGAATCGCAGGCTTTCAGGTCCGCTTTCAGAAGGATCTCCTGGCCGCCCGCAGTGGCCGGGAGCCCATCTTCGATCCCACCTCCGGTACCTCGTCGGACTGGCCGGTGTACATGGTGCATGTGGACGTGGACGAGCAGAGTCTCGCGGAAGTGGTGCTGTCTGAGGGATCGTTGCCGAATGCACATGTACTCGACAAAGTGGACTATGTGTTGCATGGCCCTGACGTACTGTAGACTACATTGTGTGACGTTGTCGGTGCACATTCGTTACAGAGAGCGAAAGTCATGAAAACAGGAATCTTTGTTTGATCGGAAGCTGTAAAGAGAGGAGGAAGTGGTGTATCTTCTTCTCTCTGCAAGACCTCGGCCATGTCTTCCCATGTAGCCCTGCCACAGTCATCTTCTTCCATCAGTTCTTCATGCTACTATAGGCACACATCCACCAACCCCAAGGGCATTTATCCACCCCAGCGCCAACCATACTTATCCCATCTGCTGTGAACCCACATAGCTCCAACACTTCCTAAAGGAGGCCTCCTAGTTGTGACATCACACAGATAtggtaaaaaaaatcatacattttgtaccAGGTTGATATTTTTAAGGATGATTGTGATTAGACATATCTCCAGTGACAGATCTTGTGTCCATGGTCAGAATCCATATAAACTGGGATGCTTGCTGCTTTGTTTCAGGTACTGCTTGAGCTCTGCTTCATGGTGCTTGATCAGTATTGCATGGTGTAATATTGAGCAGAATAAGAGTCACAGCTTTCGCAGAATTCAATTTGATCGTCGAAGAAAAGGTGACAAAAACATCTCTCTTCTAGAAGTTCCATCAATTTATTTGTCCTCTTTAAGATGTCTTACGTGTGTGAAAATTGTGCAATCTGATTACTAGATGCTAGGTTGGAGCTGTGATTAATATGCATTGTGTCTTTGTGTATGCATCTATGATAAAGTTCATTTGGCAACTCAACTTGCAATTTACTTTGCGAATAAACACCACATGAGATCAACAAAAGCATTGCCCACATTTTTGCGTGTAATCATGAATCAAGTTGCAGTTGATTCCTGAAAGTGCGTTCAATATTTGCCTTCGTTATCAAACGCAAGTGCTGTCAGCAGTGCACTTGCTTGAGATTTGTAGGACTTACTTTTGAGTTCTAGTTGCGTTTGAACACAGTGTTGTGACAAGGGGGCCCTGGTTGACTGTGTATGGAAATGAATTGTATTTCAGGATGTCGGCAATCACCTAGAGTAGCTCGTTGACAAACTTAGATTGATTACTTTAGctgattatcattttggttACTTAATAGTCAAGAGCTGCtctcactttttcttctttctttataacATAATAACATTATAtctgaacaaacaaaatgataaagatatctagatgataattttgggccctgaattttactttgttgtatccAAAATTTTGTTTCTGACTGTGTTAATTATAGTGGGAGTGCACTGTGTAgtcttgtatttaaaaaaaaaaaaatcctgtttaTATTGCATTACCTGAAGAAAGTGCACCTTATTATAATGAATTGCCCTCATTTCTCTAACCTCTACCCCCACTCAGGAATATCCACTTTCTCTCATAGCTGTATTTTAAAACCAGCACAACATTCACACTGAGATGCCAACCTATACAATTTTATAGTATTAAGTATGATAAACAGAGTGAAATATGATGATACGGTGTACGATATTGGTTCATGAAAGTACAACTTTTCAGCtttcaaattaaaaataaaatgaagccaTTATGAATTGCAGAAAACTGCAGAAGACAGCATCATTGTGGAGAAAGATGGACTACTAAAATTCCTTCAACCTGTACAAAAACATTGAACAACGAGCCTAGATGGGCAGGAAAAATATGCCTGCTTTACAATTTTCTGATCAGTTTTGATGAAGTAACAATATTCCTACCCGTTCTTACCAGATAAAaatttttttctgacatttcACAGTTCCAGGGCCAAAAATCTGATTTTAAAGGATATTCTGTCTGTTTTTATGTCAAGCAGTATGCATCTCAGTTTACAgctcagtgtgtgtgtgtgcaatttcAGCTGTACAGGTGGAAGGCAAAATTGATGATGTTCAGTATTGGAATTAGCCCTCATTTTGTCACAGCCTGgtaattcattctttctttgaatattaGACATACAGAAAGAAAAGCTGATAATGACAGTCAATGCAAATACAACAAAGTACTACCTggcatcatttatcattatttatcttTCATCGCAAGTCTTCCAGTAATGgaataacatatttttcataaacTGTATGATTGTGATGAAACACCATGACATGTTTTCAATGCGATGCACAGAAGGTATTAAATTAttctgtgcaaaaaaaaaaaagaaccaacaaTTAACTGAATGTATTCATTCATCTGTTTTCTCAGAATTGCAGGGAATGTAAGTTGTTGAGAGGAATATTTATGATTGTGTGCACATATGCTAGCTAGCAAACTGATAGCATAATTGAGTGTGTCATGTGTATTAATGTTCATGTTCTCTGGAGTGAGTTTGGTGATGATTATACTGTAATGTAAGATAAATGTGATGTGTATGGGTTACACCCTGGGAGACTTTTGTATGCCAGCAGTGTAAAATCAAAAGTCAACAGaacacaaaatacatgttttatcaTTCCAGCAATATCATTTTGCTCCGTAACATGTTTCAATGATAGAAAGGTTTCTTAGTCAGTATAGACACAAATCATGCATCAGTCACaagttttcattattattattatttttttattattcactAACTTCTCCAACATCTTTGACCAGATTGTATCGTGCAATACGAGAACAAACGTGAGTGCCCTTATGTACGTTAAACGTATCTGAGTAACATCTCGTGTCGTGGAATGATAGGACGAGAAATCGGATCGAGAATGCTTCATCGAGAAAAGGGAATCGACGGTTGTGAGTAGAAAAATGATATCCAACCCCAACACTGGCAACAGCGTACCTTTAATGTGAGGTCTTCATGAGCCTACTGTCAACCATATAGTCCCGTCTCTGATCCTGAATGCATCTTTCAAATCAAACCAACATTAAGGACATGCAGGATATGTAATGCCACATTATGTTGACTAGTAAAAGTCTGAAACACAAAGTCATACCACATTTGAATACATACTCTGTTAATAATACACAACTCATTACATGGAATAATATAACATGGAATATAGTACATAAATATAATACCTTTTTTTCCACAAGCTCAAATATAATTTTCAGCAGAACATAATTTAGTTCCATACTGTAGTTTAAATATGGATTAAACTTCTTTACTTTAAGTATCACGGGTATAAAAAAACAAGTTTGTTCGCAAACATTCCTGATTACTGTTGCACTTTGCACATATTAAATATGAGAAGTGTTCAATGCCCATTTTCCAATCCAGCTGCAAAATATGTAAGAAAGGTCACCGTGAGAAAAGGAGGTAAAGCTAAGTACATTCTTGGATAGCAACTacgatattatatatatacagctcTCTACACACATGAATATCATGGGAGTGTGTTCGTTTTCCATCATACAATGCTACTATACATCTTTCCTTTCTGTCTTATCCACATACAGAATTGGACAACAAGTATTTAAATGTGCGTACCATGTAAAAGCGTGCCTTTACAGAATGCCCTTCAGAAATGTCAATGACACggacagataaaaaaaaaaaaaaaaaaaaaaaaaaactcacacacacgcagaaACAATGACAAACGGAACTTATGTAGTGCTACAATGTTATGTACATGATTATAACTATGCTCGTGTTGTGTGCAAAGGTGAAACTGTGTGTACAAGTTTGGTTCTGTCTGCTTATGATGTCTATCAGTAGCTGctgtcacactggcaaaagatcgcgaagttaaTGATCACAAAAGTCTTCgagatcttttgccagtgtgaccgcggcAACTCTCTGTATGGTGATGTTTATAACACAGAACATGCAACGgctacaacatgtacatgtattctcttCCGTTGTTGATATGTTTGTTGATGCTGTTAttgttctttctctctatccCCCTGACGGGACTTGTCATTGACAGTGTGCTGTACGCATGAACAGTTCTTGCCACGGAATGCGAGATTTTGCCACATTCTTTTTGTAGGTTGTATGGggtgaaaacaatgaaattgccAAGCCCTCCGGGACCACCCACGTGCTGTCTGGAATGAATGGAATTATTTCATTTGGCTTTGGGTTAATGCAGTGCAGACACGAAGAGTAAACTGCAACAATTGAGATGAATTCTATTAAATACCCCAACAGCCATGTCAACTTGACTGAGCAATGTTTGATTCTACTGCACAAGGCGACAAAAATTCAATGATTAAAATCGTGGACTTCCATCATAGAATAAGGAGTGCTTGATTGGTGTGATAAAGTACCACTACTCGATTTCAGTGAACAGTTGACagattaaaatgcacacatgaTCATAGTATGATATGACAAACATGATATCCAttttaagtaggcctacattcaaaatatctgacaagaCTTGAAACTGTGTCCACTACATGAGAACAAACTTGTCACAGCAGTCACTAATTACAGCGTCAGCTACAAAGACAGAAgtagctttgtgtgtgtgtgtttgtgtgtgtacatttcctTTCATGAATGAGGAAGACCGCTGTAAAATGGGAGTGGAATGGAGGTAAAGTAATaatactgtaaaaacatcggtgttagatttaacatcaTGGGttttaaatctaacaccgatcaagtgtcaatagaggaccacaccgacAGGTGTTGAAAAGTattttgtgatggtgttgaaaagtgttcacctggcacttcgtggtgttaatttgacactgtagctggtgatattctGACACTGCcttggtgttaattcaacattgacaccacatggtgctgagttgatattgctggtgttaatttcagtagtataacacccgcccagcttcaataagggaccacaccaactggtgttactgtggtgtagatgttttcacaccttttttttttccaaaatcaagtactttattgGAAAGTTCTTGATCGttttgttaaaattcaaaatcaacaagaaaaacagtaacCAAGTAACTagtcaaaaaacattttcatacattaaagtgacaccaggaggtgttaatttaacaccaaaaatgagcaccgaaaatttaacaccagctcggtgtttcatatttaacaccggactttttgcagtgcatgAACTCCATAAACATTTGTCTATtagtgtatatgtatgtatgtgtatgtttgtgtgtgtgtttgtcaagGTTGTTGCAagaatgaatgtaggcatagATTTGATTGATGTGAGCGTAGTTCAGATTCACAAGGAAAACGCAATATATATCAGCTAGGCATGACGAACTTCGTGACTCAAGGTATATGCAGGGACAACCTTGGGACCTGGAATTCTAAGTCCATGGAACCAGGAGAGTGTTATTTGTTCATGTCTGATAATTGTTATATCAACAGCCAAAATGAGTGATAATGAGAATTACCTTGTTCTCTTGTTACATTGTTCTGTAAGACAATGCGTCATAGCTGATCGCTTAAAGGGaaagtacagtattggtggggatgaaaattgggcttttaactttttgcgagataccaagaaaacacttatgatatagtacagagcataccattttaagaggaattcaaagtttatttgatgaaaatcgggtttggaatgactgaaacatccaaaagcaaagtaaaacaaagcgatcgtaataaagtgtgggtcccacactttattagaattgctctttttttggatatctcagccatttcaaaaccaattttcatcaaataaacgttgaattcctcatagaattacgtgctctttcatatttcgtaagaggtttctcattatctcacacacacacacaaaaaaatgttagaaacctgagattaggtctcaaccacaaCGGTACGATCCCCTTAAGTATCATCAAAAAGCTTCCACTTATATACAGAATGTTTATTTCGATATCTGACATGAAATCAAGAATGGAAACTGTAGCCTATTCTTCTTATCATTTttagttattgtttttttgttggtgatgtacgtgtgtgtgttgggggggggggggtaaagtaCACAATAATCgaccaaaaacatgattttgtgataTTTCTGTGTACGATCCAATGGGAGAAATATGAGTCACTTTTTTGAGTTTCACTTCAGATAATTTGCATTTGTGGTTGTTACCAAGAAGATTATCTGGTGAAAACGAATGAGATTTCAGAATTATTTGCTATAGTTTAGAGGGTCATATCTTGATGAAAGTTACATATTTTGTTCCTATTTAACTCTGGTAAGGTAAACTTCAACACGGCATAGAAttcatatgacattttgaagaatcccccccccccccccccagctccaTCCCCAGGCAAGTGTGTTACTTTGCATGGAATGTGACCATCTGGTCATGGCGATgaaaagaagagttttgcgAGAAATAACTGCAAATGTATGTCGTTGCAATGACGTAGGTCTTTTATTTCGTATAGAAAATCCTTAGTCCTAATCCATAGGCCTAATATCAGGACTTTAGAGTGAGAATAGATATGCTGTAAGAGAACGTGTGTGACAAACATTATTTTCCGTTTATAGCTAGAGAAAGCACGAAGTTTTCTGCAAAGATAAAAGAAAGTAATCAACTTTGTTGAACATGACACAAATCTCGGGGGCGGGAGCGGGGGCGGGGAGGTGTACGGGGGGAAGGAACAAACGAAACCAATGCACAGGTACTGCACAGGTATTTTGTTTGGTCATATTTTTGTCTATTACTACTATTTCTGTAACTGATACTGAGTAAAAGTCGACAAAAGGACGTCAAGACACGAGGAAACTAGAATTTGGTTGCATTGTTCAAAGTAACAAGACGTCAGCTGGAGATAGTACAGCCATATGCTTCATGTGAAATGTCAGTGGAATCACAAAGAGAgtattttcttttgatactCACACATGGAATGGCAAGTAAAGGATCCTACAGCTGCAAATGTTTGAATCTTACTCTTAAATTAATGACGAATAAGAAATGCCGACAAACGAATATGATCCCAATCAAAGTTGGGACGCGTGCTTGTAGAAGGCATATAAAGAGTCAGTGACGCTATGAACAAGCAGTGGGAAACAGGTGCGCGAATGCTGTGACTATACATCCTCTCCACGCGTGTTCGTCATCCACCACGTGGACACATACAGCCAACGCGGGCACGTGCGGACAAGTTGCCACTCTCTGCACCCACTCACATATACCATAAAGCGTCGTCGGAgctcccggacaagcccccaaacATGGCTTGTGCAAATGGCAGAGTTTCTAACAAACCTACAGGTTAAGCTTTAGCCAATGGCGGACTTCGTCAGTCATCAGCTGCTCGGGATGTTCCATTTGGTCCATAATGTCCGACCCAACGTGCGCCACTCTGTCCCCGCGCAAAATGAAGACGCGATCGGGAAATGCGTTGAATCGCGACGAGAACGAATTGTCCATGGTGTCGACGACCACGCGAACTCTGCTGGCATTACGGCTGTCTTCACTCATACAGTTATAGTTATCGCTATCCAAGGATACAAGATCTCTGTGGGGATAATGCATCAGAATCGGGATAAGGATTTTGTTCTTGAGTCCTCTTGCCTCATGCTAGTCTACAAGTGGGGTACGCACTAGGAATCAGGCATTAAACAGATTTCCCTGAAAACAGGAGTTTGTTCATTATATCATTATCTcatccttcttcttttcttcttcttcttcttttaataaTACTTGGACAGCCACACAACAGTAAcactatattttcttctttgggGATCATAGAGAAGAGTTTGTCATGATAGAAggtattttgttaaatatctctCTGCCAAAATAAATCACAGCGACATTAGCATGTGTATAGTTTTGATATGTATATTTACACAGAATGGACTCAAACTATCTCTCGTATCACTGACCTGTCACTAAAGTAACCttgctatttttctttttcaaaatttcaaagttACAGTGCCACGGGTAAACTCCCCTTCCCTGCTGATATATGAAAAACACTAAGAGGATATAAATATATCTGAAGGTGGTGGCAGACATGCTAACATGTTTATTACATGCAGTCattaaaagaaaggaaaaagagtgTTCAAGAGCATTTAAGAGCATTCAAACGTCTGAACTTTTCTTCAATAAGTTAATTCTCCGTGCTGTTAGGAAGCAATACTCAATATCGTGTTAGCAACCCTGGATACAAATCTggattatttgtgtgtgtatgtgtgtgttttcattataCACTATGTACTGTAGGTGGAGAAGAAACTAAGCGGGGGATAGGACGCTTTTCCTACTTACTTTGCTGCGTTGATCCTGTCGTGAATTGAGCTGTGCTTGAAGTTCCGACTCAGTTTGTTCCCCATCCCAAACTCCCCCTTAGCGTGTGCCTCCTCCAAGTAAACTACGATGAATTCTGCCTGGTTTCGGAAGTCCTCTGCCAGCTCGGACAGAGTTCCGCCTACTACGCAGGCCTGAAGAGGAACGaaacaaagcaagaaaaaaGAGATTATAGATAAATGATGACATAAAGAGAGGATGAGAAAAGTTATCGACAGATCAGTAAATCAAATATGTCATTATATGTTGCTGAAGAAACAATTGTGTACAAGAATGTTTACGAATGTGGTCCCGAGAGGGTTTTAAAGGTACATGTACTCGGGATCCAAAGAGGGCGCTCTTGCATGGACCAACGTTTACGCAGCTGCTAAATTCTGTACGTCCATCTAATCAAAAGCAATGATTCGTACCGTGCTTTAAAGGGCAACCCAACCAGTTACTAACCTGAAGTGGAGGTCAGGATG
The sequence above is drawn from the Diadema setosum chromosome 19, eeDiaSeto1, whole genome shotgun sequence genome and encodes:
- the LOC140242999 gene encoding type I iodothyronine deiodinase-like, giving the protein MDACVVGGTLSELAEDFRNQAEFIVVYLEEAHAKGEFGMGNKLSRNFKHSSIHDRINAAKDLVSLDSDNYNCMSEDSRNASRVRVVVDTMDNSFSSRFNAFPDRVFILRGDRVAHVGSDIMDQMEHPEQLMTDEVRHWLKLNL